A section of the Bacillus sp. HSf4 genome encodes:
- the spoVAC gene encoding stage V sporulation protein AC, with protein MSSLKGDYQSKVKEYQPSPPYVLNCIKAFLVGGLICAIGQAFQNFYMAVFHFDEKTAGNPTVATLILISALLTGLGIYDRIGQFAGAGSAVPVTGFANSMTSAALEHKSEGYVLGVGTNMFKLAGNVIVFGVVAAYIVGLIRFCFDKLF; from the coding sequence ATGTCAAGTTTAAAAGGTGATTATCAGTCAAAAGTGAAAGAGTATCAGCCTTCCCCGCCTTATGTGCTGAACTGTATTAAGGCTTTTCTCGTCGGGGGGCTGATCTGCGCGATCGGTCAGGCCTTTCAAAACTTTTATATGGCCGTTTTTCATTTTGATGAAAAAACGGCGGGAAACCCTACAGTTGCCACACTTATCTTAATATCCGCCCTTTTGACAGGGCTTGGGATCTATGACAGAATCGGACAGTTTGCAGGTGCGGGGTCGGCCGTTCCTGTGACGGGGTTCGCCAACAGCATGACCAGTGCGGCGCTTGAGCATAAAAGTGAAGGCTATGTTCTCGGTGTGGGCACCAATATGTTTAAACTGGCCGGCAATGTCATCGTCTTCGGCGTTGTGGCCGCGTATATTGTCGGGTTGATCCGCTTTTGCTTTGACAAGCTGTTTTAG
- a CDS encoding stage V sporulation protein AB: MIINTLLIIFLGFAGGIAVGSGFVAFLTVLGIIPRLTQLTKTGAFIQAYEWAVILGAVFGGWESLNMTRLFLSKWLLIPIGLLAGVFIGMLAAALTEVLNVLPILAKRIGMGDRILILLMAIVFGKILGSLFQWLIFVHLS, from the coding sequence ATGATCATTAATACGCTCTTGATCATCTTTCTCGGTTTTGCGGGAGGGATCGCGGTAGGATCAGGATTTGTCGCTTTCCTTACGGTCCTTGGCATTATTCCGAGGCTGACCCAGCTGACGAAAACCGGGGCGTTTATCCAGGCGTACGAATGGGCTGTTATTTTGGGCGCCGTTTTTGGAGGCTGGGAATCGTTGAATATGACCCGGCTTTTTTTATCCAAATGGCTGCTCATTCCAATCGGGCTTCTCGCGGGCGTTTTTATCGGAATGCTTGCAGCTGCGCTTACAGAAGTGCTGAACGTCCTGCCGATTTTGGCAAAGCGGATCGGCATGGGGGACAGGATTTTAATTCTTTTGATGGCCATCGTGTTCGGGAAAATTCTCGGATCGCTGTTTCAATGGCTTATCTTTGTTCATCTGTCATAA
- a CDS encoding stage V sporulation protein AA, translating to MERQVFIRLRHRLKADPDELIRLGHIAQVAGDRRFKEKLEQLPVYQVKKSDQSMVVLDVMKVIEAIHISCPDLDVQTVGSSETIVEIQYPKRNLSPVLFIAVWLLLFVGAGLAVMNFHEDVSMRDVHILLYEMVTGKINRYPYLLQIPYSIGLGLGMILFFNHLFKKRFNEEPSPLEVEMFKYQLDLDQYVAMNENKETTKDIHDH from the coding sequence ATGGAACGTCAAGTTTTTATCAGACTCCGCCACCGGCTCAAGGCAGATCCGGATGAATTGATCAGGCTCGGCCATATCGCACAGGTGGCGGGAGACCGTCGGTTTAAGGAAAAGCTTGAACAGCTGCCTGTTTACCAGGTAAAGAAATCGGATCAAAGCATGGTAGTTCTGGATGTGATGAAGGTGATCGAAGCCATACATATATCGTGTCCAGACCTTGATGTCCAAACCGTCGGCAGCTCTGAAACCATCGTGGAGATCCAATATCCAAAACGGAATTTATCCCCAGTGCTGTTCATCGCTGTCTGGCTGCTTTTGTTTGTCGGCGCCGGCCTTGCGGTCATGAATTTTCATGAAGATGTCAGCATGAGGGACGTGCATATTCTGCTCTATGAAATGGTGACGGGGAAGATCAATCGTTATCCATACCTGTTGCAGATACCGTACAGCATTGGCCTCGGCCTCGGTATGATTTTGTTTTTTAACCACTTATTTAAAAAACGTTTCAATGAGGAGCCCAGTCCGCTGGAAGTCGAGATGTTTAAATATCAGCTTGATTTGGATCAGTATGTGGCGATGAACGAAAATAAAGAAACGACAAAGGATATTCATGATCATTAA
- the sigF gene encoding RNA polymerase sporulation sigma factor SigF yields MDVEVKKENQNTQLKDHEVKELIKNSQNGDQRARDLLIEKNMRLVWSVVQRFLNRGYEPDDLFQIGCIGLLKSVDKFDLSYDVRFSTYAVPMIIGEIQRFIRDDGTVKVSRSLKELGNKIRRAKDELSKSNGRIPTVQEIAEHLEISSEEVVMAQEAVRSPSSIHETVYENDGDPITLLDQIADQSEDKWFDKIALKEAIKDLDEREKLIVYLRYYKDKTQSEVADRLGISQVQVSRLEKKILKQIKNKMDHSEN; encoded by the coding sequence ATGGATGTGGAGGTTAAAAAAGAAAACCAGAACACTCAGCTTAAAGACCACGAGGTAAAAGAACTGATTAAAAACAGCCAGAACGGCGATCAAAGAGCAAGAGACCTCCTCATAGAAAAAAACATGCGTCTTGTTTGGTCTGTCGTTCAGCGTTTTTTGAACAGGGGCTATGAGCCCGACGACCTCTTCCAAATCGGCTGTATCGGCCTCTTGAAATCCGTCGACAAATTCGATCTATCCTATGATGTCCGGTTTTCAACCTACGCTGTTCCGATGATTATCGGCGAAATTCAGCGGTTTATCAGGGATGACGGGACAGTCAAAGTCAGCAGATCGCTAAAGGAACTCGGCAATAAAATCAGGAGGGCGAAAGATGAACTCTCAAAGTCAAACGGACGAATTCCGACCGTCCAGGAAATCGCCGAGCATCTTGAGATCAGCTCTGAAGAGGTCGTGATGGCTCAGGAAGCCGTTCGTTCTCCTTCGTCCATTCATGAAACGGTTTATGAAAACGATGGAGATCCAATCACACTTCTCGACCAGATTGCCGATCAGTCCGAGGATAAATGGTTCGACAAAATCGCTCTGAAGGAAGCCATCAAAGATCTGGACGAGCGGGAAAAGCTGATCGTTTATTTAAGGTACTACAAGGACAAGACGCAATCTGAAGTAGCCGACCGCCTCGGCATATCACAAGTTCAAGTATCAAGACTCGAGAAAAAAATCTTGAAACAGATCAAAAACAAAATGGATCATTCGGAAAACTAA
- the spoIIAB gene encoding anti-sigma F factor, producing the protein MKNEMNIQFSALSQNESFARVTVAAFIAQLDPTMDELTEIKTVVSEAVTNAIIHGYENSGQGNVYISVTLEDHTVYLTIRDEGIGITDLEEARQPLFTTKPELERSGMGFTIMENFMDDITIDSSPEMGTTIHLTKHLSKSKALCN; encoded by the coding sequence ATGAAAAACGAAATGAACATTCAGTTTTCCGCGCTCAGCCAAAATGAATCATTCGCCAGGGTGACGGTTGCCGCTTTCATTGCACAGCTTGATCCAACAATGGATGAATTAACCGAAATTAAAACGGTTGTCTCAGAAGCGGTTACAAATGCGATCATCCACGGCTATGAAAACTCAGGCCAGGGTAACGTATACATTTCTGTCACCCTTGAAGACCATACCGTCTATTTAACGATTCGCGATGAAGGCATCGGCATCACCGATTTGGAGGAAGCGCGCCAGCCGCTGTTCACGACCAAGCCGGAGCTTGAAAGGTCTGGAATGGGCTTTACGATTATGGAAAATTTCATGGACGACATCACGATTGACTCCTCACCTGAGATGGGGACCACAATACACTTAACAAAGCACTTATCAAAAAGCAAAGCGCTTTGCAATTAA